The segment TGGAAGATCTCGCGCCTCGAGATCAAGAAGCTCCCCAGCGTCAACGACGTCGAGGGCAGCGACGACGACGACAACGAGTGACGCGGCCGGGCGAGGCGTCGCCCGCCCTCTGCACGCGCGCATCGACTCGCGGTGGGCATGGGCCCTTCGCCGCGGGTTGCTGTGGTCGAGCTCGGGGCTTCGTGAGGCCGCTTCCAGGCGACCCATCGTGAGGTGGAATTCGAACGAGCTCGAGGCCCTCGTCCCCTGACGGCGACGAGCAGTCTTTGCCGCCGGCGACGACGGCACGCGCCTCTACGTTCGTTCGAAGACAGGCGCGCATCCGCCAGAGGCGGTGCGCGCTTTTTTTTGCGACGGCATCGTCTGCGAAGGTTTCATCTGGAAGTACCTCTGGGAAGACCTCGCGACCCTCGCTCCGCTCGTCCACTGGAACTACCGAGGCCACGGGCGCAGCTCGCCCCCTCGCGATGCCGACCGCATCGATATCGGTGCACATTGCAGCGACCTCGTGGCGGTCCGCAAACACGTCGGCGATCCGCCGGCGGTTCTGGTAGGGCACTCGATGGGCTGCCAGGTCGCGCTTGAGTGTGCGCATACGAACCCCGACAAGGTTCGAGGGCTCGTCTTGATCTGCGGGACCTACGGCCGCGTGACGCGAACCGTTCGTGGCGTGCCGGTGCTCGAGTGGGTGTTGCCGAAAATCGTCGAGCTGGCGACCAAGCGATCGCACGTGCTCCGCGCCATTTGGTCGCGCATTCCTCCAGAGATGGCGTTCCGGCTCGCGCTCCGGACCGGCGACATCGATCCGGAGAAGATCCGCGCCGAAGACATGATTCCCTACTTTCGCGAGATGGCGCAGATCGACGCGACGATGTTCGTGCGCATGCT is part of the Myxococcales bacterium genome and harbors:
- a CDS encoding alpha/beta hydrolase; this encodes MRAFFCDGIVCEGFIWKYLWEDLATLAPLVHWNYRGHGRSSPPRDADRIDIGAHCSDLVAVRKHVGDPPAVLVGHSMGCQVALECAHTNPDKVRGLVLICGTYGRVTRTVRGVPVLEWVLPKIVELATKRSHVLRAIWSRIPPEMAFRLALRTGDIDPEKIRAEDMIPYFREMAQIDATMFVRMLKAAGEHDAEPYLKDITVPTLIIAGERDMLTPPFLSEAMARELPNSELFIVPGGTHVAPIEQPAIFQERIRQFWREKIAP